In a single window of the Nisaea sp. genome:
- a CDS encoding NAD(P)-dependent oxidoreductase yields MKIGFIGLGNVGAKLAGCLLRNGADLVVRDLDPAHVQPFLDQGAAFGESPKAMAETCDVIITCLPSPAISAAVMEGDDGILAGLTLGTIWAEMSTTHAEEVKRLGALVTVKGGEAVDCPVSGGCHRAATGNIAILAGCERSTFEKILPVLTMMGRRILHTGDLGTASVLKVMTNYLATVNLISVCEALVTSKAAGMDLNTTFEAIKISSGNSFVHETESQVILNGSRDISFTMDLVLKDIGLFQEIAETHGVPLEVSPLINKIFADGIERFGPRELSPNIIKRLEEATGLDITAPGFPTEMEDDEPEEPGYEIVPQGRA; encoded by the coding sequence ATGAAGATTGGGTTTATCGGGCTCGGCAATGTCGGGGCGAAACTGGCGGGGTGTCTGCTCCGCAACGGCGCGGATCTGGTGGTGCGCGATCTCGATCCGGCGCATGTGCAGCCTTTCCTCGATCAGGGCGCGGCGTTCGGTGAAAGCCCGAAGGCCATGGCAGAGACCTGCGACGTTATCATCACCTGCCTGCCCAGCCCTGCGATATCGGCGGCGGTGATGGAAGGCGACGACGGCATCCTTGCGGGCCTGACGCTCGGCACCATCTGGGCGGAGATGTCGACCACCCATGCCGAAGAGGTGAAACGTCTCGGTGCCCTTGTCACGGTGAAAGGCGGTGAAGCTGTCGATTGCCCGGTCTCCGGCGGCTGCCACCGGGCGGCGACTGGTAATATCGCCATCCTTGCAGGCTGTGAGCGTTCGACCTTCGAGAAGATCCTGCCGGTGTTGACCATGATGGGCCGCCGCATCCTGCATACGGGCGATCTTGGTACTGCCTCTGTCCTGAAGGTGATGACCAACTACCTTGCGACCGTAAACCTCATCTCCGTCTGCGAGGCGTTGGTCACCTCCAAGGCGGCCGGTATGGATCTCAACACCACTTTCGAGGCGATCAAGATTTCCTCCGGTAATTCCTTCGTTCACGAGACGGAAAGCCAGGTCATCCTGAACGGCTCGCGCGATATCAGCTTCACCATGGATCTGGTGCTGAAGGATATCGGACTGTTCCAGGAAATCGCCGAAACGCATGGCGTGCCGCTCGAGGTTTCGCCGCTGATCAACAAGATCTTCGCTGATGGGATCGAGCGGTTTGGGCCGCGCGAGTTGTCGCCGAACATCATCAAGCGTCTGGAAGAGGCTACCGGTCTCGACATCACCGCTCCCGGTTTCCCGACGGAAATGGAAGATGACGAGCCTGAAGAGCCGGGCTATGAAATTGTCCCTCAAGGCCGTGCATAA
- a CDS encoding ATP-binding protein, whose translation MRVWIASVGLMVAFVFCDPAPVAKAADMAPFRVGVYKNPPKIDYAENASPTGFFPELLKVIAADIGFEYESVPCKWADCLQLLQNGEIDIMPDVAWTLEREELFRFGRETALHSWSSIYTAPGLTVGRLADLAGKEVAVLRDSVQHRRLAELQRERELGFSIRSTTSHRETFELLDRGDVQVGIVNQYFGYATESDYSVQRTPIVFRPSRLFFAYSPNVPTDLITAMDSTVAQLKSDPNSVYYHLKAEWISPSTEQVLPLWAYWAGGCMLAALFLFLGLSQYLRVVVQNRTSDLTAALHQAEAANHAKTRFLAIMSHELRTPLNAIIGFADLMHHLGPQQLGHDRMREYCQDIKNSGALLLEIINDVLDFGRLEEGTAVIETKIESVDATIAQALETINPLASAKSIDVIVNVTENAEGYYSSGAMRQCLINILSNAVKFSPSGSTVSISAENNDGRLILEVRDQGIGIEADLLPKLGNAFMRGSSPLVTSSEGAGLGLAITKRLLELQGGSLNISSIPGEGTAVVLTVPQKSNGLTSSEA comes from the coding sequence ATGAGAGTTTGGATTGCTTCGGTTGGACTGATGGTCGCGTTTGTTTTTTGTGACCCGGCTCCAGTGGCCAAAGCTGCTGACATGGCCCCTTTCAGAGTGGGTGTGTACAAAAATCCGCCGAAGATTGACTATGCTGAGAATGCTTCACCTACAGGGTTTTTCCCCGAGCTTCTGAAGGTCATCGCCGCTGATATCGGTTTCGAATACGAATCGGTGCCCTGCAAATGGGCCGACTGTCTGCAACTCCTGCAGAACGGTGAAATCGACATCATGCCGGACGTTGCCTGGACCCTTGAGCGTGAGGAACTGTTCAGATTTGGACGTGAAACAGCACTGCACAGCTGGTCCTCGATTTATACGGCGCCGGGTCTGACGGTCGGTCGACTCGCCGATCTCGCCGGCAAAGAAGTGGCGGTGCTGCGAGACAGCGTGCAGCACAGGCGTCTGGCCGAACTCCAACGTGAACGGGAACTCGGTTTCTCCATCAGATCGACGACGTCTCACCGTGAAACTTTCGAACTCCTGGATCGTGGCGATGTACAGGTCGGTATCGTGAACCAGTATTTCGGTTACGCGACCGAAAGCGATTACTCGGTCCAACGGACGCCTATCGTCTTCCGGCCTTCCCGGCTGTTTTTTGCCTATTCGCCGAATGTGCCCACCGATTTGATCACAGCGATGGACTCGACCGTTGCCCAACTCAAGTCCGATCCGAATTCAGTTTACTACCATTTGAAAGCTGAGTGGATCAGTCCGTCGACAGAACAGGTGCTTCCGCTCTGGGCTTATTGGGCAGGTGGATGCATGCTCGCGGCGCTCTTCCTGTTCCTCGGCTTGAGTCAATATTTGAGGGTTGTGGTGCAGAACAGAACCTCCGACCTTACGGCGGCCTTGCATCAGGCTGAGGCTGCGAATCACGCGAAGACGCGCTTCCTCGCCATTATGAGCCATGAACTTCGCACACCGCTCAATGCCATAATCGGCTTTGCAGACTTGATGCATCATCTTGGACCACAGCAGCTCGGTCATGATCGGATGCGTGAGTATTGTCAGGACATCAAGAACAGCGGCGCTCTGCTGCTGGAAATCATAAACGATGTGCTTGATTTTGGGCGGCTCGAGGAAGGAACAGCCGTAATCGAAACGAAAATTGAATCGGTCGATGCGACAATCGCGCAAGCGCTCGAAACGATTAACCCGCTCGCGTCCGCCAAATCGATCGATGTGATCGTTAATGTCACGGAGAACGCCGAGGGTTACTACAGCTCAGGCGCCATGCGGCAGTGCTTGATCAATATCCTCTCCAACGCGGTCAAGTTTTCTCCGTCCGGTTCGACTGTGTCGATTTCTGCAGAAAACAATGACGGCCGTCTCATCCTTGAGGTTCGGGATCAAGGCATTGGCATCGAGGCAGATTTACTGCCAAAACTTGGAAATGCCTTTATGCGGGGAAGTAGTCCTCTGGTGACGTCGTCGGAGGGGGCGGGCCTTGGCCTCGCCATCACCAAGCGCCTTCTCGAGCTCCAAGGTGGGAGTCTTAATATCTCGAGTATCCCTGGCGAGGGCACTGCGGTTGTCCTTACAGTGCCGCAAAAAAGCAACGGTCTGACGTCAAGCGAGGCATAG
- a CDS encoding DUF4347 domain-containing protein: MKNHETILFVDSSVRHAHLLVEGLDPDARVHRLSSWSDPLAEIAAVVSRAAPVGHIAILTHGGPGTFTLSGQRVDRETLSLSAEALAKIRVALAPGADVLLMSCSTGAHRAGREFIAGLEAHLGVPVHASETDIGADAGWSGLAAAATIFAPSALASYPERLGPTVISGSSGNDTLTGTAASDTIRGNDGNDVISGLTGDDDIATDDGNDLIYGGDGNDTISSLDGTDTIYGGSGNDLLASRSDNDLIYGGDGNDTLTGNAGNDTLYGDAGNDLLYGGDDADLLIGGAGSDTFKGSASEFNGDTISGLEAGDTITVTTAGADASALNGTTLGSTIDLGSGYTLNLSGAASNLTISAVASGSTTTLTFSTPASGGSSGSSSGSGLTVTSQTSADTAGTATGRTLVNNTGSAASGSLVEGTGNGNSVTATLPSGLSLTNSGTSTAVTSTAATTSLTQQIQTTEPVVGAQSFLSGHGQNFINSSGGMALDVRTIGFSGSGTSAQTVQIAGSTSASGSEAFVIDTSGLATGSTVQLDNIEFAAIVGSATINGGGGQNYVVGDDAAQFISLGAEDDTLAGGGGDDTVGSAWGEDIVYGNQGLDYVFGGGGMDTLYGGQDDDTVFGGNDNDVVYGNKGNDTLSGGENDDLLYGGQGNDIIYGNSGNDTLAGNIGNDTLYGGQGADYLAGDSGADLLIGNAGDDTLVGGDGADTFLFTAGGGNDQVNDFQSGTDSLQFDSGLTYTAAESAGNTVLTLSDGGTVTLIGVNQSELGVNASSGWDLM, from the coding sequence ATGAAAAATCACGAGACCATCCTGTTCGTCGATTCATCCGTCCGGCATGCACATCTTCTGGTGGAGGGGCTCGATCCGGACGCCAGGGTGCATCGGTTGTCTTCCTGGAGCGATCCGCTTGCGGAAATCGCCGCAGTCGTCTCCCGCGCCGCGCCGGTCGGGCACATTGCGATTCTGACCCACGGCGGTCCCGGAACGTTCACACTTTCGGGACAACGGGTCGATCGGGAAACACTCTCATTATCCGCAGAGGCGCTGGCCAAAATCCGCGTGGCACTGGCGCCCGGCGCGGACGTTCTCCTGATGTCCTGCTCGACCGGGGCGCACCGTGCGGGGCGAGAATTCATCGCTGGGCTGGAAGCCCATCTCGGCGTGCCGGTCCATGCTTCGGAGACCGATATCGGCGCTGATGCCGGTTGGAGCGGCCTAGCGGCGGCAGCCACCATATTCGCCCCGTCCGCGCTGGCCTCCTATCCGGAGCGGTTGGGGCCCACAGTGATCAGCGGATCGAGCGGCAACGACACGCTTACCGGAACAGCCGCCTCCGATACAATCAGGGGCAACGATGGCAACGATGTCATCTCCGGTCTCACCGGCGACGACGACATCGCCACCGACGACGGAAACGACCTCATCTACGGCGGTGACGGCAACGACACGATCTCCTCTTTAGATGGCACCGATACGATCTATGGCGGCTCCGGCAACGACTTGTTGGCAAGTCGATCGGATAACGACCTCATCTACGGCGGTGACGGCAACGACACGCTCACCGGAAACGCGGGCAACGACACCCTATATGGCGATGCTGGGAACGATCTGCTTTATGGTGGTGACGATGCTGACCTGCTGATTGGCGGAGCCGGCAGCGATACATTCAAAGGCAGTGCTTCCGAGTTTAACGGCGACACCATTTCAGGGCTTGAGGCAGGAGACACCATCACCGTCACCACCGCCGGCGCGGATGCCAGCGCCCTGAACGGGACCACACTCGGCAGCACTATCGACCTCGGCAGCGGCTACACCCTCAACCTGTCCGGCGCTGCCTCGAACCTGACCATTTCGGCCGTGGCCAGCGGCAGCACCACGACCCTCACCTTCTCCACACCCGCAAGTGGAGGCTCTTCAGGCAGCTCATCCGGCAGCGGCCTGACCGTGACCAGCCAGACGTCGGCGGACACCGCCGGCACGGCCACCGGCCGGACGCTGGTGAACAATACCGGCAGCGCCGCCTCCGGCTCTCTGGTGGAAGGCACCGGCAACGGCAACAGTGTCACCGCGACCCTGCCTTCCGGCCTCTCGCTAACCAATTCCGGCACCTCCACGGCCGTCACCTCGACAGCCGCGACCACCAGCCTGACGCAGCAGATCCAGACCACCGAGCCCGTCGTCGGCGCCCAGAGCTTCCTCTCGGGCCACGGCCAGAACTTCATCAATAGCTCCGGCGGCATGGCGCTGGATGTCCGCACTATCGGTTTCTCCGGCTCCGGCACGTCGGCGCAGACTGTCCAGATCGCCGGTAGCACATCTGCCTCTGGCTCCGAGGCCTTCGTCATCGACACGTCCGGCCTTGCGACCGGGTCAACAGTGCAGCTCGACAATATCGAGTTCGCCGCCATCGTCGGCAGCGCGACCATCAATGGGGGTGGTGGCCAGAACTACGTGGTCGGAGACGATGCCGCGCAGTTCATCTCTCTCGGTGCCGAGGACGACACGCTGGCAGGCGGCGGCGGCGACGACACAGTCGGCTCGGCCTGGGGCGAGGATATCGTCTATGGCAACCAGGGCCTCGATTATGTCTTCGGCGGCGGCGGCATGGACACGCTCTATGGCGGCCAGGATGACGACACCGTCTTCGGCGGCAACGACAATGATGTTGTCTACGGCAACAAGGGCAACGACACCCTCTCCGGCGGCGAGAACGACGACCTCCTCTATGGCGGTCAGGGCAACGACATCATCTACGGCAATTCCGGGAACGACACGCTCGCCGGGAACATCGGCAACGACACGCTCTATGGCGGCCAGGGCGCCGATTATCTCGCCGGAGACAGCGGTGCGGACCTGCTCATCGGCAATGCCGGAGACGACACGCTGGTCGGTGGCGATGGGGCCGACACCTTCCTGTTTACTGCCGGCGGCGGCAACGATCAGGTCAACGATTTCCAGTCCGGCACCGACAGCCTGCAGTTCGACAGCGGGCTGACCTACACGGCAGCGGAAAGCGCCGGCAACACTGTGCTCACCCTCTCCGACGGAGGCACCGTCACCCTGATCGGCGTCAACCAGTCCGAGCTCGGGGTCAATGCGTCGTCGGGTTGGGACCTGATGTAA
- a CDS encoding aldehyde dehydrogenase family protein has translation MLDRRAFYIDGTWVAPSEVRDFEVLNPATEQPVAVISIASDMDVDRAVRAAREAFELWSETAVSERAAMLRRALEIYLRRRDEFAEAITLEMGAPRDFSRDSQAPCGDALLTAAIEALEAHQFERPSLRGGSTLRDEAAGVAGLITPWNWPVNQVMAKVASALAAGCTMVLKPSEYAPLSAGIVAEVLAEAGCPPGVFNMVHGDGPGTGAALSAHPEIDLLSFTGSTRAGQLVMTAAADGIRRVALELGGKSPNIVFADADLEVALHFSVENCFSNSGQSCDAPTRLLVESSVYEEAVTMAGRFAAAVKVGDPQKPGDHIGPLVNALQFDRVQGHIRKGIEEGALVVTGGLGKPEGFETGYFVKPTLFADVTNDMHIARNEIFGPVLVMIPFDGEDEAVRIGNDTPYGLAAYIQTADPEKAQRVARRLRAGNIYINGNFADTDVPFGGFKQSGIGRENGPMGLEDFLETKAITG, from the coding sequence ATGCTGGACAGGCGCGCATTCTATATCGACGGCACCTGGGTCGCCCCGTCCGAGGTCCGCGATTTCGAGGTGCTGAACCCGGCGACGGAACAGCCGGTCGCGGTGATCTCGATTGCCTCAGATATGGATGTGGACCGGGCGGTACGGGCCGCGCGGGAAGCGTTCGAGTTATGGAGCGAGACGGCGGTATCCGAACGCGCCGCCATGTTGCGCCGGGCATTGGAGATTTATCTCCGCCGCCGGGACGAGTTCGCCGAGGCGATCACGCTTGAAATGGGCGCGCCGCGCGACTTCTCCCGGGACAGTCAGGCGCCTTGCGGTGACGCTCTGCTGACGGCCGCCATCGAAGCGCTTGAGGCGCATCAGTTCGAGCGGCCGAGCCTGCGCGGCGGCAGCACGCTGCGGGACGAGGCGGCGGGTGTCGCCGGGCTGATCACGCCATGGAACTGGCCGGTCAACCAGGTCATGGCCAAGGTCGCCTCCGCGCTTGCCGCCGGATGCACCATGGTTCTGAAGCCGAGTGAGTACGCCCCGCTCTCCGCCGGTATTGTCGCCGAGGTGCTGGCCGAGGCCGGCTGCCCGCCGGGCGTGTTCAACATGGTGCATGGCGACGGCCCCGGCACCGGCGCCGCGCTCTCCGCCCATCCCGAGATCGACCTGCTGTCTTTCACCGGCTCCACTCGGGCGGGGCAGCTTGTCATGACCGCCGCCGCCGATGGTATCCGTCGGGTGGCGCTGGAGCTTGGCGGCAAGTCGCCGAACATCGTCTTTGCCGATGCCGATCTCGAGGTGGCTCTGCATTTCAGCGTGGAGAACTGCTTCTCAAACAGCGGCCAGTCCTGCGATGCGCCGACCCGCCTGCTGGTCGAAAGCTCAGTCTATGAGGAAGCCGTCACCATGGCCGGACGGTTTGCCGCTGCCGTCAAGGTCGGCGATCCGCAAAAGCCGGGAGATCATATCGGCCCGCTGGTGAACGCCCTCCAGTTCGACCGCGTGCAGGGCCATATCCGCAAGGGGATCGAGGAAGGTGCCCTCGTCGTTACCGGCGGGCTCGGCAAGCCGGAGGGCTTCGAGACGGGGTATTTCGTCAAGCCGACTTTGTTCGCCGATGTCACGAACGACATGCATATCGCCCGAAACGAGATCTTCGGCCCGGTGCTGGTGATGATCCCGTTCGACGGCGAGGACGAGGCGGTCCGGATCGGCAACGACACGCCTTACGGCCTCGCCGCCTATATCCAGACTGCAGACCCTGAAAAAGCCCAGCGCGTCGCGCGGCGGCTTCGGGCGGGGAACATCTATATCAACGGCAATTTCGCAGATACCGACGTGCCCTTCGGCGGCTTCAAACAGTCCGGCATCGGCCGCGAGAACGGGCCGATGGGCCTTGAGGATTTCCTGGAGACGAAGGCGATCACGGGGTAG
- a CDS encoding tetratricopeptide repeat protein, whose translation MSLVDRVLGGDPEAVREAEISLQDAAVVENAFDLRRVLIKHYMAWKGVRRDAGTSHLERDSEAALRHMRAIHEASPEDTGLAHRLSSLLIETGRLDEALQLLERLLETVPNNSLGLKMTIMESLARVLTARGQLERAAALFEQIFSLSLKACGPSLSENQEGFFGSALARLSRIRINTGDYAEAVRVVEAFPHTIKLPFLNNTLDRARALLRDGVPSQSPDARPVDLNQLTIACVKHGEKYGPDYVNRLYAMVRRHLPGNWRFVCLTDDPQGIRPEVGIIDISNIKTRGWWTKLALFDPQTPFADQTIFYLDLDTVIVGDLGFIEGLKVGFYVLEHSFIPGYNSSVMLFDRAFAAPVHHRFESSDIDRLVGDQDWIEECMPGIDTFPRAPIRLYKSIEPEISSTDLARTDTKIVTFPSVPKPHEISHGWVAEHWR comes from the coding sequence ATGTCGCTAGTCGACAGAGTTCTCGGCGGGGACCCAGAAGCCGTTCGGGAGGCTGAAATCAGCCTTCAGGATGCTGCGGTAGTGGAGAATGCCTTCGACCTCCGCAGAGTTCTGATAAAGCATTATATGGCCTGGAAGGGCGTTCGCCGGGACGCTGGCACCAGCCATCTGGAGCGTGACTCCGAGGCAGCGCTCCGACATATGAGGGCTATCCACGAAGCCTCCCCGGAAGATACAGGCCTAGCCCACCGGCTATCCTCACTGTTGATTGAAACCGGTCGGCTCGACGAGGCGTTGCAGCTACTCGAAAGGCTTCTGGAGACGGTGCCGAACAACTCCCTCGGCCTCAAGATGACCATCATGGAATCGCTCGCGCGGGTGCTTACCGCCCGAGGACAACTCGAACGAGCCGCCGCACTGTTCGAGCAGATCTTCTCGCTCTCACTGAAAGCATGCGGGCCATCCCTGAGCGAAAACCAGGAAGGTTTCTTCGGCTCGGCCCTCGCGCGACTGTCGCGGATCCGCATAAATACCGGCGACTATGCGGAAGCGGTCCGGGTAGTCGAGGCGTTTCCGCACACAATCAAACTGCCGTTTCTCAACAACACACTGGACCGGGCCCGCGCCTTGTTGCGCGATGGGGTGCCATCGCAAAGCCCCGACGCTCGACCGGTCGACCTGAATCAATTAACGATCGCCTGCGTCAAACACGGAGAGAAATACGGGCCGGACTATGTCAATCGTCTATACGCGATGGTACGCCGCCATCTGCCGGGGAACTGGCGGTTCGTGTGCCTGACCGACGACCCGCAGGGCATTCGTCCCGAGGTCGGCATTATCGACATATCGAACATCAAAACTCGGGGTTGGTGGACGAAACTGGCCCTGTTCGATCCGCAAACACCGTTCGCAGACCAAACGATCTTCTATCTCGACCTCGACACGGTAATCGTCGGAGATCTGGGATTTATTGAGGGCCTGAAAGTGGGTTTCTACGTCCTCGAGCACTCCTTCATACCGGGCTACAATTCCTCCGTCATGCTGTTCGACAGGGCATTTGCCGCGCCAGTTCATCACCGTTTCGAAAGCAGCGACATCGACCGGCTGGTCGGCGATCAGGACTGGATCGAGGAATGCATGCCCGGGATCGATACCTTCCCGCGCGCGCCCATCCGACTCTATAAATCAATCGAACCGGAAATCTCTTCGACAGATCTGGCCCGGACCGACACGAAAATCGTGACGTTTCCATCGGTGCCAAAACCTCACGAGATCTCGCATGGCTGGGTGGCGGAACACTGGCGCTAG
- a CDS encoding DNA-3-methyladenine glycosylase I → MSETFKEIRARAEAHHGGAKAVDARLADFADAPDPASLPDDRILAEMSKRVFQAGFVWKIIESKWPGFEEAFDGFDIAVNSEMSEARLSALLADTGIIRNKPKILAVRDNARLVEQMTALDGSAGRFIAKWDAADQIGLLDYLKKHGNRLGGLTGQYFLRFVGRDGFVLSKDVTSALKAAGVIDGPATSKTALAKIQAAFNRWGEESGQSQTAISRTLALSVGPKA, encoded by the coding sequence ATGAGTGAGACCTTCAAGGAAATCCGCGCCCGCGCCGAGGCGCATCACGGCGGCGCAAAAGCAGTCGATGCCCGTCTCGCCGATTTTGCCGATGCACCGGACCCGGCGTCCCTTCCCGACGACCGCATCCTCGCCGAGATGTCCAAGCGGGTCTTCCAGGCCGGGTTCGTCTGGAAGATCATCGAGAGCAAATGGCCGGGGTTTGAAGAGGCCTTCGACGGCTTCGATATCGCTGTGAACAGCGAGATGAGCGAGGCACGGCTGTCGGCACTGCTCGCCGATACCGGTATCATCCGGAACAAGCCGAAGATCCTGGCGGTGCGCGACAATGCCCGGCTGGTGGAACAGATGACGGCCCTCGACGGCAGCGCCGGCCGGTTCATCGCCAAGTGGGATGCTGCCGATCAGATTGGTCTGCTGGACTATCTGAAGAAGCACGGCAATCGGCTCGGCGGGCTGACCGGACAGTATTTCCTGCGTTTCGTCGGGCGCGACGGGTTTGTTCTGTCGAAGGATGTCACCTCCGCACTGAAGGCGGCGGGCGTGATCGACGGGCCAGCCACGTCCAAGACCGCGCTGGCCAAAATCCAGGCGGCCTTCAACCGGTGGGGTGAGGAGAGCGGCCAGTCCCAAACCGCGATCAGCCGCACGCTGGCCCTGTCGGTCGGTCCGAAGGCTTAG